ACGGGAGTGGTACAATCATTGGTGCTCAGCGTATTGTTGCGGATGAGCAGTTAGAGTCTTAAAACTCAACAAATGCACAGAGGTAAAGCCACAATCATATCACATGTTTTAGAAATAAAATAGAGGGAACATGATCTTGAGAAAGACCTCATTGTTTACAAGAAAAGCTTGCTTTTACTAGAAAGGAGGGAATATCTAAATGGCAGTATTATCTACTGGACCCATTGCAAACGATCCTGTTCTAGGAGTCAGACCCACCCAACTGGTCACAGTAAAAATAGATAACCGAGATTCTGTAAATTCTTCTACTGTTTTGATCGAGGGTTTTATTTTAAACGGCAGTAGAACAGTATATGTACAACAACTAGTTGTAGTGGGACCAAATGCGGTTATAACTAGGAATTTCTTTGCAAATTTAGACGCATTTGAATTCGTGTTTACCACAAGCGGACCAGCAGTGAATGAAACTCAAATTTCTGTTTGGGGTAAAGATGCATTGGGGCAATTAGTACCTGCGCATCGGTTAGTATCTGATGAACTTTTAGGAACCGATCAAGGCGTCCAAGGACCTCAGGGTGTTCAGGGAGCCCAAGGCGACCAAGGACCTCAGGGTGTTCAGGGAGCCCAAGGTGACCAAGGACCTCAAGGCGTTCAAGGCGTGCAAGGTGACCAAGGACCTCAAGGAGTTCAAGGACCACAAGGAGACCAAGGACCTCAAGGAGTCCAAGGCGATCAAGGACCTCAAGGAGTTCAAGGTGTTCAAGGCGACCAAGGACCACAGGGTGTTCAAGGAGTTCAAGGCGACCAAGGACCTCAGGGCGTCCAAGGCGACCAAGGACCTCAGGGCGTTCAAGGCGACCAAGGACCACAGGGAGTTCAAGGAGTCCAAGGCGACCAAGGACCTCAAGGAGTTCAAGGAGCCCAAGGCGATCAAGGACCTCAAGGAGTTCAAGGAGCCCAAGGTGATCAAGGACCTCAAGGAGTCCAAGGCGACCAAGGACCTCAGGGTGTTCAAGGAGTCCAAGGCGACCAAGGACCTCAGGGTGTTCAGGGCGTACAAGGTGACCAAGGACCTCAGGGTGTTCAAGGCGTCCAAGGCGAACAAGGACCTCAAGGAGTTCAAGGACCTCAAGGAGTTCAAGGACCTCAAGGAGTCCAAGGCGATCAAGGACCTCAGGGTGTTCAGGGCGTACAAGGCGACCAAGGACCTCAGGGTGTTCAGGGCGACCAAGGACCTCAGGGAGTTCAAGGCGACCAAGGACCTCAGGGTGTTCAGGGAGCCCAAGGTGACCAAGGACCTCAAGGCGTTCAAGGCGTGCAAGGCGACCAAGGACCTCAAGGTGTTCAAGGCGTCCAAGGTGACCAAGGACCTCAGGGTGTTCAAGGAGCCCAAGGCGACCAAGGACCTCAGGGTGTTCAAGGCGTGCAAGGCGACCAAGGACCTCAAGGACCACAAGGTGACCAAGGACCTCAAGGCGTTCAAGGCGTGCAAGGTGACCAAGGACCTCAAGGACCTCAGGGCGTTCAAGGCGTACAAGGTGATCAAGGACCTCAGGGCGTCCAAGGCGACCAAGGACCTCAGGGCGTTCAAGGCGACCAAGGACCTCAGGGAGTTCAAGGAGTCCAAGGCGACCAAGGACCTCAAGGAGTTCAAGGAGCCCAAGGCGATCAAGGACCTCAAGGAGTTCAAGGAGCCCAAGGTGATCAAGGACCTCAAGGAGTCCAAGGCGACCAAGGACCTCAGGGTGTTCAAGGCGTGCAAGGCGACCAAGGACCTCAAGGAGTTCAAGGACCACAAGGAGACCAAGGACCTCAAGGAGTTCAAGGCGTGCAAGGCGACCAAGGACCTCAGGGTGTTCAGGGCGTTCAAGGTGACCAAGGACCTCAGGGTGTTCAGGGAGCCCAAGGCGACCAAGGACCTCAAGGAGTTCAAGGCGTGCAAGGCGACCAAGGACCTCAGGGTGTTCAAGGAGCCCAAGGCGACCAAGGACCTCAGGGTGTTCAGGGAACCCAAGGCGACCAAGGACCTCAAGGAGTTCAAGGCGTGCAAGGCGACCAAGGCCCTCAGGGTGTTCAGGGCGTACAAGGCGACCAAGGACCTCAAGGAGTTCAAGGCGTCCAAGGTGACCAAGGACCTCAAGGAGTCCAAGGCGATCAAGGACCTCAAGGAGTTCAAGGCGTGCAAGGCGACCAAGGACCTCAAGGAGTCCAAGGCGATCAAGGACCTCAAGGAGTTCAAGGTGTTCAAGGCGACCAAGGACCACAGGGTGTTCAAGGAGTTCAAGGCGACCAAGGACCTCAGGGCGTACAAGGTGACCAAGGACCTCAGGGTGTTCAGGGCGTACAAGGTGACCAAGGACCTCAGGGAGTTCAAGGCGTACAAGGCGACCAAGGACCTCAGGGTGTTCAGGGCGTTCAAGGTGACCAAGGACCTCAGGGTGTTCAGGGAGTCCAAGGTGACCAAGGACCTCAAGGCGTTCAAGGCGTGCAAGGCGACCAAGGACCTCAAGGTGTTCAAGGCGTCCAAGGTGACCAAGGACCTCAGGGTGTTCAAGGAGCCCAAGGCGACCAAGGACCTCAGGGTGTTCAAGGCGTGCAAGGCGACCAAGGACCTCAAGGACCACAAGGTGACCAAGGACCTCAAGGAGTTCAAGGCGTGCAAGGTGACCAAGGACCTCAAGGAGTTCAAGGCGTACAAGGTGACCAAGGACCTCAGGGTGTTCAGGGCGTCCAAGGCGACCAAGGCCCTCAGGGTGTTCAAGGAGCCCAAGGCGACCAAGGACCTCAGGGTGTTCAGGGAACCCAAGGCGACCAAGGACCTCAAGGAGTTCAAGGCGTGCAAGGCGACCAAGGACCTCAGGGTGTTCAGGGCGTACAAGGCGACCAAGGACCTCAAGGAGTTCAAGGCGTCCAAGGTGACCAAGGACCTCAAGGAGTCCAAGGCGATCAAGGACCTCAAGGAGTTCAAGGCGTGCAAGGCGACCAAGGACCTCAAGGAGTCCAAGGCGATCAAGGACCTCAAGGAGTTCAAGGTGTTCAAGGCGACCAAGGACCACAGGGTGTTCAAGGAGTTCAAGGCGACCAAGGACCTCAGGGCGTACAAGGTGACCAAGGACCTCAGGGTGTTCAGGGCGTACAAGGTGACCAAGGACCTCAGGGAGTTCAAGGCGTACAAGGCGACCAAGGACCTCAGGGTGTTCAGGGCGACCAAGGACCTCAGGGTGTTCAGGGAGCCCAAGGTGACCAAGGACCTCAAGGCGTTCAAGGCGTGCAAGGCGACCAAGGACCTCAAGGTGTTCAAGGCGTCCAAGGTGACCAAGGACCTCAGGGTGTTCAAGGAGCCCAAGGCGACCAAGGACCTCAGGGTGTTCAAGGCGTGCAAGGCGACCAAGGACCTCAAGGACCACAAGGTGACCAAGGACCTCAAGGAGTTCAAGGCGTGCAAGGTGACCAAGGACCTCAAGGAGTTCAAGGCGTACAAGGAGACCAAGGACCTCAAGGAGTCCAAGGCGATCAAGGACCTCAGGGTGTTCAAGGCCCTCAAGGAGTTCAAGGCGATCAAGGCCCTCAAGGAGTCCAAGGCGATCAAGGCCCTCAAGGAGTCCAAGGCGATCAAGGACCTCAGGGTGTTCAAGGCGATCAAGGACCTCAGGGCGTACAAGGCGACCAAGGACCTCAAGGCGTCCAAGGCGACCAAGGACCTCAAGGAGTTCAAGGCGTGCAAGGTGACCAAGGCCCTCAGGGTGTTCAAGGACCGCAAGGCGACCAAGGCCCTCAGGGAGTTCAAGGCGTACAAGGCGACCAAGGACCTCAAGGAGTTCAAGGCGTGCAAGGCGACCAAGGCCCTCAGGG
The Paenibacillus peoriae DNA segment above includes these coding regions:
- a CDS encoding BspA family leucine-rich repeat surface protein, which produces MFREPKATKDLRVFREPKVTKDLKAFKACKVTKDLKEFKDHKETKDLKESKAIKDLKEFKVFKATKDHRVFKEFKATKDLRASKATKDLRAFKATKDHREFKESKATKDLKEFKEPKAIKDLKEFKEPKVIKDLKESKATKDLRVFKESKATKDLRVFRAYKVTKDLRVFKASKANKDLKEFKDLKEFKDLKESKAIKDLRVFRAYKATKDLRVFRATKDLREFKATKDLRVFREPKVTKDLKAFKACKATKDLKVFKASKVTKDLRVFKEPKATKDLRVFKACKATKDLKDHKVTKDLKAFKACKVTKDLKDLRAFKAYKVIKDLRASKATKDLRAFKATKDLREFKESKATKDLKEFKEPKAIKDLKEFKEPKVIKDLKESKATKDLRVFKACKATKDLKEFKDHKETKDLKEFKACKATKDLRVFRAFKVTKDLRVFREPKATKDLKEFKACKATKDLRVFKEPKATKDLRVFREPKATKDLKEFKACKATKALRVFRAYKATKDLKEFKASKVTKDLKESKAIKDLKEFKACKATKDLKESKAIKDLKEFKVFKATKDHRVFKEFKATKDLRAYKVTKDLRVFRAYKVTKDLREFKAYKATKDLRVFRAFKVTKDLRVFRESKVTKDLKAFKACKATKDLKVFKASKVTKDLRVFKEPKATKDLRVFKACKATKDLKDHKVTKDLKEFKACKVTKDLKEFKAYKVTKDLRVFRASKATKALRVFKEPKATKDLRVFREPKATKDLKEFKACKATKDLRVFRAYKATKDLKEFKASKVTKDLKESKAIKDLKEFKACKATKDLKESKAIKDLKEFKVFKATKDHRVFKEFKATKDLRAYKVTKDLRVFRAYKVTKDLREFKAYKATKDLRVFRATKDLRVFREPKVTKDLKAFKACKATKDLKVFKASKVTKDLRVFKEPKATKDLRVFKACKATKDLKDHKVTKDLKEFKACKVTKDLKEFKAYKETKDLKESKAIKDLRVFKALKEFKAIKALKESKAIKALKESKAIKDLRVFKAIKDLRAYKATKDLKASKATKDLKEFKACKVTKALRVFKDRKATKALREFKAYKATKDLKEFKACKATKALRVFKDRKVTKDQLKVKVYLEDSKVIYNFWVLFLS